The nucleotide window TCACCCTCGGCAGCCAAGATCGCGGCGACTCTCCCATCGATCGGCGCCGGCACTCGGCTTTCCATCTTCATCGCTTCGATAATCAACAGGGGATCGCCGGCCTTCACCCGATCGTCGACTGCAACCAGGATTTTCACCACTCGGCCCGGCATGGGTGGAGCCACATCACCCGCTTTCGAAGGTCTGGGACGTTTGGGTTTTCCTCTCGATTCAGTCTCTTGCGACTCCGGGACACCGGCAAGCACTTCTTGAATTGGTTCGAGCGACACTTCTTCGAGCTTATCGTTGACACGGATGTAGTAGGGCTTACGTCCGTCGATCTTACGGCCAGACCCCGAAACCTTCACATGATAGGTATCACCATGCACCGTCACATTGAATTCCACAGGCGCCAAGTGCAGCTCGTGGGCGATGGCGGGCCCTTTCGCCGACCCCAATTCGAGCGGTTCAGGGGTTAAGTCGCCTCTCTCGCGGTCTTCGAAAAAGTCCCGTGCGATGTTGGGAAACAGGACGAATGACAGCTGGTCCTCGATGCTCTGGGCCGACTCGGGCAGTTCTCTTTTGGCGTCGTCCAATTCCGGCTCCAACCGATCGGCCGGTCTGGTCTTGATCGGGGTTTCGTCGCCGGTTGCACGCGCCATCACATCGAGATCGACTTGGCCTGGCGCACGGCCGTAGAGTCCCAAGAAATAATTCTTGGTTTCGGTGGTGATGACCTTGTATCGCTCACCGGTCAGCACGTTGAGGGTTGCCTGGGTTCCGACGATTTGGCTGGTCGGGGTGACGAGCGGAGGATAGCCCATGTCTTTCCGCACCAGCGGAACCTCGTCGAGGACCTCCTTCATCCGGTCCAGGGCATTCTGTTCTGTCAGCTGGGCGGCCAAGTTCGACAGCATGCCGCCGGGAATCTGCGACATGAGGATCTCTGCATCCACGCCGGTAAAGTCGCTCTCGAACTGGCGATATTTGCGGCGAACCGTTCGGAAGTGCTCAGTGATCGGCTGGAACGATGCGAGATCCAGGCCCGTATCGTAGGGCGTATTCTGGAGTGAAGCAACCAGCGTTTCCGTCGCAGGGTGGGAGGTTCCTCCTGCCAACGGAGAGATGGAGGTATCGAGCATGTCGAGGCCTCCAAGGATCGCCATCAAAGAGGTCATGGAGGCCATACCGGACGTGTAATGCGAGTGGAGATGAAGCGGGACCTTGACGGCGGCCTTCAGCCGACGCACCAAATGGTATGCGTCGAGCGGAGCCAACAGTCCGGCCATGTCCTTGATACAAATCGTATCTGTTCCCAGATCTTCCAACCTCCTGGCCAAATCCACGAAACGGTCGATGCTATGGACCGGGCTGACGGTGTAACAGATGGTGGCTTCAGCATGTTTTCCGCAGGCTTTCACTTCACTCACGGCCCGATCGACATTCCGTACGTCGTTGAGGGCGTCGAAGATGCGGAAGACATCGATGCCGTTCGTGGCCGAACGTTCGATGAACCGCTCCACCACGTCGTCGGCGTAATGTCGATAGCCGACGAGGTTTTGCCCTCGCAACAACATTTGAAGCTTGGTGTTGGGCATGGCGGCCCGCAGGGCTCGGAGCCGTTCCCAGGGATCTTCTTTTAAGAAGCGCAAACAGGTGTCGAA belongs to Nitrospira sp. and includes:
- the oadA gene encoding sodium-extruding oxaloacetate decarboxylase subunit alpha — protein: MAKRRPPTRKPQKKTRSPAPAIKTAKSTPALPGEFTITPAAGKPVLITDVALRDGHQSLLATRMRTEDMLPIAQKLDAVGYWSLEVWGGATFDTCLRFLKEDPWERLRALRAAMPNTKLQMLLRGQNLVGYRHYADDVVERFIERSATNGIDVFRIFDALNDVRNVDRAVSEVKACGKHAEATICYTVSPVHSIDRFVDLARRLEDLGTDTICIKDMAGLLAPLDAYHLVRRLKAAVKVPLHLHSHYTSGMASMTSLMAILGGLDMLDTSISPLAGGTSHPATETLVASLQNTPYDTGLDLASFQPITEHFRTVRRKYRQFESDFTGVDAEILMSQIPGGMLSNLAAQLTEQNALDRMKEVLDEVPLVRKDMGYPPLVTPTSQIVGTQATLNVLTGERYKVITTETKNYFLGLYGRAPGQVDLDVMARATGDETPIKTRPADRLEPELDDAKRELPESAQSIEDQLSFVLFPNIARDFFEDRERGDLTPEPLELGSAKGPAIAHELHLAPVEFNVTVHGDTYHVKVSGSGRKIDGRKPYYIRVNDKLEEVSLEPIQEVLAGVPESQETESRGKPKRPRPSKAGDVAPPMPGRVVKILVAVDDRVKAGDPLLIIEAMKMESRVPAPIDGRVAAILAAEGDNVKTDETVIQLE